Below is a genomic region from Spiroplasma endosymbiont of Dioctria linearis.
ATGATAAAACAATTTATTTAATGATTTCTACTAATATCTCTAGAAAAAAAATAATATTTACATTAGTAATAACGACTTTAATTTATTTGCTAGCAATTCAAACAATTATTTTTTTACTACCCAATATTTTTCTTTCACTTGCATCTTTAAAAATAAACGAAGTTCTTTTAAGAATAACATTAGTTCACTTTATTTATGCTTTATGTTATGGCTTTTGTTTAACTTCATTTTTTATTTTTTTATCCACTACATTAAAAATGCAGGTTTCAACAATTTTATGTTCCCTTATTTTGGCTACAAATTTTATTAATAGCTTACCAGCACAATTTATGAAAGAATCTGAAAAAAGTATTGTATTAAGTTTTGAGGGTGGTCAAGCTTTTCAAGTTACTGAAATTTATAAGGCTTTTGATTTACAAGAACACATTAAAAACGAACAAATTAAATATCCATTACTTAGTAAGTATATTAATAATTTTTTTATTGAAAATGAGTTACTATCAGGACAGTCTTTTCAAACAGCAAATATTATTAATTTAAGAAAGCAGTTTTGAAGAAATTTAGGTTTAATAAATAGTGAAAATAAAAATTACAGTTTAACTAATCAAAGACTAGCAAAAGTTCCAGATAACTGATCTAAAGCAGATTGAAAAGTTGGTGATCAAGTAGATATTAATTTTTCTGTTGAAGATACTTTCATTACCAGAGATGAACTAATTGAATTATCAAAGGATTCAAATAATGAATATCAAAAGATTTTAATGGAGTTTTTAAATTTTATGTCTTATATTAATAAATACTTTATTAATGATTTAACTTTTCAAAAAAATTTTTATCAGCTATATGATGACTTTCCTTCAATAGTAGAAGGATCTGATGTATCTTATATCCAAAATAAAACCTCAAAGGTTTCAAAAGTGTCGTTCAAAATTGAAACAACTGGTGAGGAAGTTATATTAGGAGCAAAAAATAATCTAACAAGCGAGCTTATAAAATCAATGTATACAAATTATTTAGGAAGAAATACTAGTGG
It encodes:
- a CDS encoding ABC transporter permease — translated: MIYILIQMTMIYYQMEDFCLKRVLVNMIVENKKSIPLAKLIGFNLKLYLKDKSIIILSFIILILTLFFSILISVYKKSNTSIILFYNYFFIITFSVLLFLLILRMVQLMLNNKIDDKTIYLMISTNISRKKIIFTLVITTLIYLLAIQTIIFLLPNIFLSLASLKINEVLLRITLVHFIYALCYGFCLTSFFIFLSTTLKMQVSTILCSLILATNFINSLPAQFMKESEKSIVLSFEGGQAFQVTEIYKAFDLQEHIKNEQIKYPLLSKYINNFFIENELLSGQSFQTANIINLRKQFWRNLGLINSENKNYSLTNQRLAKVPDNWSKADWKVGDQVDINFSVEDTFITRDELIELSKDSNNEYQKILMEFLNFMSYINKYFINDLTFQKNFYQLYDDFPSIVEGSDVSYIQNKTSKVSKVSFKIETTGEEVILGAKNNLTSELIKSMYTNYLGRNTSGIALSESPEMDTLINSEEGLFSPVMLTARILEDYFIKYCSIYTIATTKAISLNKSYFDYQKARTKNELFFQMNFIANNLLNFTYYAKNASEGIWFNEENTSVINFNNQDNSFLPYKLYSFKINKNELGLDTIDPLSYNNFIPPYIYLIIQLTFAIINLFISILLLNRKDLN